The genomic segment gggagggggaccacattttcgagcttaggatgactgtaccttgatcatccgagcccgagctcgaggcttcatcgttggcctcgttccctgattgcgggctccttcggcgaactggaggcgggggcctcacctctctccttggggggaggatgcctgttggcaaaggcacgagctcccagtggtcatattttttattggaccaatccgaggtggactggccatttcccaagagcccgcaagctcggagcttaccttcatgcaaaaggtatgagagggatctcctgccataagggagttagagcagagtctctctatgctccttcatctcgtcaGTAGGAGTAGGACAATGGTAGTTGGttggaaaataaaatacatttcaactaagtacgggcctATAGACAAAAGTCCGAGCACAGAAAAGAAGAAGGTTgggatacttacgaatccgtctgaacgagtagtattgagacggagctaggccatctgtccagaagaaggccttcttgaagtcaggaggatggttaggaagatcctcaaacatctttttctccttggggtagctcgagagataatagaagccatctcctccccgagcttgggagggattgcttttcaaacagaaaAGATACAAGATCTCCTCTGGCggtggtccttcccacttcagctcgtggtataatgacctcagggcagacagaaccctgtaagaattggtgttgagttggaaaggggccaacccaacaaagtctgtgaagtctttgaagaaagacttcaatgGCAGTaccgctcctgccttcatatgctcctggctccaagccgcgtatcttagcttgttgtcaggatttccatctcctagagcgcgacagcttcgctcgtgggaggtcgggGCTCGGCACCTTAACGAGCCTGATAGTCCTATGCCATGAAAGGCCAGGATATTGGTTATCTGGCTTAGCAACGTAACCGAGCTACAATCGTgttcggcctcgaaaaattccctcctcggctgtgaggtagagggctcccccatcagtgaaaattgcaGGTCACATAGTTTGAAGGCAGCTGTCACTCTAAGgttagggtcgaggggaattggtCTAGGCTCGGTGTCAGGGTCTGGATGAAGGGAGAcccttagtttctttctttttccttcctcgatctcttctatctgacgtcggaagtgatctcgggtgtcctcttgctcacaccttagCTCGTGTTCACGGATTAGACGCTGGTTCCGGTCAAACAACGAATCCGGGCTCGGAGGTTTTGGCAGGTACGGGACggcaagcaacgacccccaccgtctttccagattctgtgacatctagcaagaaagaaaaaatggtgagggccatgcaagcAAGGAATTAAGAATAACGAGCTTGGTGAAACAAGCTCGAAAATGCTTGGGTACGAGATGAGTTCGATCCTGAGGACCTGATTAGTGTCACGATGTGTATTTCACGAAAGAGGGAAGGAATGGGATttgatttttgaaaatcccaaaatatcagggaaaaaaggtggcggttattcaaaaatggtatttttgagtatcatgcattctttaaaaccaagattttgtacccaatatcttggtgtgcaagatatgtcttccAAAATTTGAAAACCAAGAAAAAAGAGACCATGTTTGGGTCTTTCTACATataaactggatttagaaccagtaatggGAGAACCTAAACCTAATATCTATCGATCAAAGCGTCCTAGTACATCAAAGTAAAAAATGAACCAGTGCATTCCCAGAAGCTAAAGAACAGCAAAGCCAGaactgataaaaaaaaaatcagatactTACGTAATAaagatggcgattgcagagaaatagttgattgaagaagaggctgcaggtataatctcacggtctcgaacaagctgacggtcctttgcttctttggctgggaaaacatgcaaaagcaaaaagctttctgggatggcctctggttttttctctctgatAAACGTAAAagtaagaggaagaagatgactggagtcttatatatatagactatcgGAAGTGGTAAAAAAGGAATTAATCTGAggcattggccagaatccttatcAAATCTGACGGCCAGGGATAAATGACAAGATggtgccgaaaaggtggcaggcgaacgatcgtgggcagatttccaaggtattcgagtaccttgaatgagcaatacccaattgacgcgtgtccatactcgagtgtgtgtgatggtgcggttcccgaagaaagtagttcaaaagtttccttctcataggattcgaacaaatacttttgagggggcaaaatgttacacccagatttcgagccttgagagttgtgatctcgaaagctggattcgtcaggtgtgagctcgtaaTATCTAGAATACATGTTAGCAACCTAGGCGCCGAATATTCATAgttggtggcaacctcgaagatgggtaacctcgaagtccttataagctcaaAAGACAGAACATCGGAAGGCGTCCATTTtcgggtgacctcggatcaagaaGTCCGAGCTTGAcatgagtgtgagctcgaaacaaaGTGGTCTCGGTGATATTTTCCTAACTCCGAGCTGATTTGGGGGAAAATAATATAACTCGTAAGTTACTCAGAGGCTTAGACTGGCATGATGCAGATGATGCTAATTGCTGATCTCAGACAGCTTAATTGGTCACTtgaagagacgcagtctacatttattgttgtaactcccctacaataaagggatatttactagtcggttacacgccccctggtcttcaggggacgtttccttgtatataggagttacaggctttaaagccattaaatttattaatatacagaataacttctcaaaatgtgtgggatagtattctgagatcttctctataaatagagaagtcatatacctttgtaagggaccgaaattttgtgatcttgggagaaactctggagaattcatccatGAAGGGTTTCCAGAAATtttctaagttctaataacaaagactcgtggactaggcagagttaactgctgaaccatgtaaaaaaatcTCCTTGTTTTATCGTGTTTTTCTAGCCATAattctttactgtttacgtgctctatatttTAAGTTAACGAAAAACGGCGTTAACAGCACTATTTTGATCTATTCAACCAAACACAGGGCTCGATCGAGTATTTCAGAAAAATATAGTGGTCAAACTGATATTTTCTCTATTATGATATAATCACTTATTGGAAATGAAAATTTAAAAGGATTCACATAAAGACAAACTATAAGGATCCTTTAATCAAGACATTTGAAATTTTGAAAGATGAATCATGTTATAATCTTCTAAAGATGAACTTAAACAATTTAGTGATTTCTTTCTTCTCTCCTTGTCACAAATTGAGCATTATTCACACTCCAAGCCTTGAGGTTAAAGATTTTAACACTCTTTGTTCTATAGTTGAATGCATATAAATGGGTTGCTTTATTAATTGCCAATTTTGGATAAACTCTTGCAGTAATACAACTTCTCCCTTCTCCTCCAAAACTCTCAACAATTGAATGATCAATCTGCACCAATACAAAAATCCCATATTTTAAATATTGAAGTGCTTATAAAGTAAATTATGATTCCTCTTAAAAGGCTTGTAATTTTGCTTAAGTCAAGTAAAATATTTGACTCATATTTTGACccatatatatttatgttatttataaGTGAAATTATGACATACCAAGGTTCTTAATGTTATTTTCTCTAGACGAGGATCCAAATCTAAGAAGGCACCATATGTGGTTTTGTTAAGCCCATCTCTTAATGAAGACCTGCTCAAATTCATGTCATAAGTTTCATACTCAAAATCCTCAAAAATAACAAAGTAAATGATGAGCAAAATATAAGTACCTGCTTTGGTCACTACTCATTACAACTTTATACTCATTGTCATTGATTTTGAATATGCGAAAGAAGATTGAAGTTTGTTCTGATAAGTCTTCAGAAGCCAAAACCTTCAAACCAAAGGGTCCAAATATGCCTTTTACACTTGCATTTTTCTCATCACAAAGCACTTGAGGATCCACCCAACTTGGATCCATTGGCTCAGCCTCCCTTAGTTCATCTACATCGATTTGAAATGACACTTCCACATCCGCCTTACATGAaagtaaaataattatttaaaaatatgaaataaaatatCATTAAGGACGAGCACCAACACAAATTGTGTGACCTTGTTTTAATTAGCCGAGAAGATGAAAAAGTTGTCAATATCTATCAGCTTTTTCAGCTTGCCGACCAATTTAAAAATGTCACATCAACCCGTACAAGCCCATAACTCAGAGAGTAAAAGTTAAATAGTTTACCTGTGAAGGTGTGATACCGGAAATTTCAAAGATGGAGCCAAAATAAAGTTCCTTGTTTTGGACACTAACTTCTTCACCTCTTAGTTTTTCAATCTCTTCTATTGGCCATTGTACTAATCGCTTCCCAGATTTACTAAGAACAATAATTCTAGGAAATGACtaaacacatttatatataatcaagattaactatatatatatataaaagtgttGCTATTTGACACTTTAAGATGTCCACACCACATGAGGTGACACTCTATAATTGGTTAACGATatctcataatacttattaaattcaaatgtgtggGACCTGATATTGGAATGTACCAATATCGATATGTCACCTTcttgtggtgttggacaccaATAGTGCCCCTTAGCATTTCTCTATATAAAAGATTAAAATTCATAAGCAAGACATTAATGAATACATAATAATTACCATGAGCCCAGACCAGTCTTTTTTGATATCATCAGCTCTACTCTCAGACTCCATGATCCAACCCCATATTACTCTCCTCTTTTTTTCAGGGTCATAAAACGATTTCGAAGCATAAAATTTCCCATAATCTATTCTGAAATTAAAGTCACTACTCTCAGCTTTGAACTCTTCTTTCTCAGGAGAATATTGTCCAAGTACATAACATTCACGATCGTTGTGTTGGAAGCTCACTTTCAGAGTACACTTCTTCTTATACTGATCTTTATTCGAGTAACGATTGTCACCATCTGAGCCGTTGATTCCCACGGGAAAAAAATCAACACACTCCAACACTAACTCATTATTCTCTAATAACAACCCAAATGGAGTCTTGGTCGAGCGAGTCCAGTGCTTGAAGTCACTACTCGTGTACAGAAGAGGAACCCATTTTCTAGTAACCATCTTGGCTCCGATTGCTGTTCGCCACATGTTGTCAGGGCCCAACCAAGCGGTTGTTGGGTCTCTGAACTCTGTTGGGTCAATTTCGTTTGGGGTCATGTGATTGAGGGAAGATTTGGTCCATTCCCTGAGAAAAGGGTCTGAGAGATTTACAGGTGTGGCCAAGTTTTGGACTTGGTGGTTTCTATAGTCTTTTCCGGTGTATAAAATGGCTAACTTGTCATCTTGAAGGAGTGTGGTGGAACCAGAGAAGCAACCATTGATGTCGAGCTCTGGATTAGTAGGGCTCAAGGCTATATCGACATGATCCCAGTCGATGATATTGAATGTGCCCATGCTATATTACCCCAAATTGGACCTCGTGGATTGTATTGATAGAACAAGTGGTATACTCCCTTGTAGTACATTGGTCCTGTATTTTATCAATCAAAGTTCCCAACTTTAGAACAAAGTGCTTGTTTGATTTTTCGAAAAGAATTTCAAAATAGAAAGGTCATTTTATGCAAAGTACATCATCATACACGGGATGCAACCAGACCCACGTTAAGGTATCTAACAACACATGGGATGGTAATTTATGATTCAAATGTGTGAAACCTGATATTGGATTACACCAATAGTGATATACAACCTCTTTATGGTGTTGGGCACCAGTGGTGCCCTTAGAAATTCTCAAAGTTAGAAAGAgccaaaatgaaaaaaaaaataggagggccaaaatagtatttttaaaaGAATTGCTAAGGGGAAAACTTGAAAACCCGCACAATCCGCCTGACCTGCAACCCGGAAACCTGCTTTTTGGTCAAACTTGTAAATTTCTGGTCGAATTAGACCTGAGCCCGAGTATGTTCGGGTCAGGTTTGGGTGTGGTAAATACACATACACGGGTTCGAGTTACACCCGAACctgaataaataatttttttttaattttaatgcaaATTTGATGACAAAAAAACCCTAACCCCCTACTCTTTCAAAAAAATTTACCAAgacccaatttgtaaaaaattaattgaacttaactaacaataaaatttaaaaaaaaacatgtgaaaagtaaaaaaaattaaaaaagtgtCAAAAAATTGGTATTTACCAAGGCCCATTTTTGGCCCAAAACCCATTTTCAGCCCAATCCTACTTGAAACCCGACCCCACTTGACCCGACCAAACCCAAAACCCGAAATTAtccaaaaaaccaaaaaattcaGAGTGGGTTCGGTACCCTATTTTCCAACCCGAAGCCCGCAAAACCTAAACCCGATGCACCCGAAACCCGACCTGTGTGCACCCCAGTGCCCAACACCACAATGAGGTGCATACCACTATTGGTGCAATCTTATATCAGGTCCCGCACATTTGAATCTAATAAATATTATGGGATATCGCTAACCAACTATAGTGTATCACCTCATGTAGTGTTGGGTACCTTAATGTGTTAAATAACAATactcaaaacaaaaatattaatgataTGTGGATCAAAATTATGCAACATCAATAGATTCCATCTTAAATAAATCTGATCGATTGTGTGTAATATTTTGGTACATATTATGAGTGCGGAAATTATAACTCGAAAAACTAAAGACATTGACTTGTGTAAAGTGAGAAAAAGATACATAGTAAAAGCATAGAGAATAGATTTATCTTATATTGATGAAATTTGTCTAGTTTAGTTAGAAGAGCATAACTGCAATTcccataataatattaaataattaaaatttattaaagcTCCCTCATAGTACATCAACAAAAAAACTAAACTTTCCCATATAGAATTCAGATGGGTTAGTTTTTGTTATGTTAGTCATATTAAGACTTTGTTAGTTTGTTTCCATCTTGTATTTTTGTAAGCAAAAAATTtaatgagaaaaatattttaataatagaTTTTTCATACTATTTTCTTTTCACAAATctaaaaacaaaatatacaaatgttTCAACTATATATAAGCAAATTCACATGAAAATCTAAATTGGCATTGAACTGTGTAAAAAGCTACATAGAAAAAGTATAGAGTTGAGTAAACATACCATTAGGATCTGAATATATTGAGATTATGAGCTAACCCAAATCATGAAaagaacaaaaattaaaaaaaaaagtcaatcaTAAGAAAGTAAAAGATCTCTAtaattaatcatccaaatatgacaataataataataataataataataataataataataataataataattaatgagAAGAAAATCAAACCGTTCATCCAGTTGTTTGGGGGTTGAAAATGATAGCCCATCTCAGCCATCATCAATTCCAACTCCCATCTCAGCCATCTCTCTTCTATAAAAATGATTAAGCTTTGATTATTAGAACCAAACTTTCttcttcattatatatatatatttatatgtgtatatatatatttatataagcacCAACCATGACTTTAGCCATTTGATCCAAACTATGgtcttaaaatattattattattattgtcttAGAGCACTTTCGTTTCAATGTATATATTTAGAAATGAAGAAATTTATAGTCGTaccttgtttattttattatatatttttgtcaCATATTATTTAAATCTCTAATGGATCGGTCACTATTACCAATCGAATGTAGTATTAAAAAAAGGGGGAAATAAGGACaaaaatattcaatatttaaggtttttcatttttttgtatttttatcagATAAGTGCTAATTGAGTTTACACGTGTCATGTTATGATTGgtttacttaatttttttttaatttcatctaattgattttaaaattgaaaaatatgaaTTAAATGTTAGAATTATATAAATTAatgttaaaatttaaataaaatcataacattaaacataaataatttaatttattttttaaaaaaacaaaatatgttTTTTCCAACTCTTCCGCAACCCACCATTCATCTTCTTCCTCAacattaaacataaataatttaattgatcCAATTATAGGATGTCACATGTTCACCCAACAAACACTTATTTATAGACTTATCGCGGAGTGATTTGTACACCTCAACAAACACTTACTTGCAAATTCGAATACCTTCAATGCTTTTCTTCGTGTAAAGTGGGAGGAGACGATGTAGAGCATTATCACAAAGTGAGTTTGCCTACCTAATTGATTGGGAACATAATACAACTTCAATTTTAGATTTTAGGTTTCAAAAATTGACCTAATTGCTTTGTTGTTGTAATTGGTTAAAAACATATTGTTTTCATGCTTGAGTCCGGCAAAGTTCGCGCCTCCAGTGGGGAGTAACTTAGGGATCAAAATGTTTTAAACCAAAATTGAGTATAATGCATTATTTTGAtccatttaacaaaacacaagatccgaattatcatttaacaaaacaaatgGGTCGATCAAGTATTTGAGAAAAATATAGAGACTAAACTGATATTTTCTCTATTGTGATATAATCACTTATTGGAAATGAAAATTTAAAAGGATTCACATAAAGACAAACTATAAGAATCCTTTTATCAAgacatttgaaaatttgaaagatgaATCCTGTTATAGTCTTCTAAAGATGAACTTAACAATTTAGTGGTTTCTTTCTTCTCTCCTTGTCACAAATTGAGCATTATTCACACTCCATGCCTTGAGGTTAAAGATTTTAACACTCTTTGTTCCATAGTTGAATGCATATAAATGGGCTGCTTTATTAATTGCCAATTTTGGATAAACTCTTGCAGTAATACAACTTCTCCCTTCTCCTCCAAAACTCTCAACAATTGAATGATCAATCTGCACCAATACAAAAATCCCATATTTTAAATATTGAAGTGCTTATAAAGTAAATTGTGATTCCTCTTAAAAGACTTGTACTTTTGCTTAAGTCAAGTAAATTTTTtgactcatatatatatatatttataagtgaAATTATGACATACCAAGGTTCTTAATGTTATTTTCTCTAGACGAGGATCCAAATCTAAGAAGGCACCATATGTGGTTTTGTTAAGCCCATCTCTTAATGAAGACCTGCTCAAATTCATGTCATAAGTTTCATATTCAAAATCCTCAAAAATAACAAAGTAAATGATGAGCAAAATATAAGTACCTGCTTTGGTCACTTCCTATTACAACTTTATACTCATTGTCATTGATTTTGAATATGCGAAAGAAGATTGAAGTTTGTTCTGATAAGTCTTCAGAAGCCAAAACCTTCAAACCAAAGGGCCCAAATATGCCTTTTACACTTGCATTTTTCTCATCACAAAGCACTTGAGGATCCACCCAACTTGGATCCATTGGCTCAGCCTCCCTTAGTTCATCTACATCAATTTGAAATGACACTTCCACATCCGCCTTATATGAAAAGAAAaacaattatttgaaaatatgaaataaaatatCATTAAGGACAAGCACCAACACAAATTGTGTGACCTTGTTTTAATTAGCCGACAAGATGAAAAAATTGTCAATATCTATCAGTTTTTTCAGCTTGCCGACCAATTCAAAAATGCCACATCAACCCATACAAGCCCTTCAAGTAGATAGTTCATCATttctaatcactaaaacaaaACTCGGAGAGTAAAAGTTAAATAGTTTACCTGTGAAGGTGTGATACCGGAAATTTCAAAGATTGAGCCGAAATAAAGTTCCTTGTTGTGGACACTAACTTCTTCACCTCTTAGTTTTTCAATCTCTTTTATTGGCCATTGTACTAATTGCTTCCCAGATTTACTAAGAACAATAGTTCTAGGAAATGACTGaaacacatttatatataatcaaaattaattatatatatatataaaaatgttgTTATTTGGCACCTTAAGGTGTCCAATACCACAAGAAGGTGAATACTCAATAAATTCAAATGTGTGGTACCCAATATTGAATTACACCAATAACGATATGTCACATTcttgtggtgttggacaccaACGGTGCCCTTAGCATTTCACAATATAAAAAGTTACCTCATATAATCTTGAAGTAAGATTAAAAACCATAAGCAAGACATTAATGATTACATAATAATTACCATGAGCCCAGACCAGCCTTTTTTGATATCATCAGCTCTACTCTCAGACTCCATGATCCAACCCCATATTACTCTCCTCTTCTTTTCAGGGTCATAGAACGATTTCGAAGCATAAAATTTCCCATAATCTATTCTGAAATTAAAGTCACTACTCTCAGCTTTGAACTCTTCTTTCTCAGGAGAATATTGTCCAAGTACATAACATTCACGTTCGTTGTGTTGGAAGCTCACTTTCAGAGCAAACTTATTCTTATATTGATCTTTATTTGAGTAACGATTGTCACCATCTGAGCTGTTGATTCCCACAGGAAAAAAATCAACACACTCCAAAACTAACTCATTATTCTCTAATAACAACCCAAATGGAGTCTTGGTCGAGCGAGTCCAGTGCTTGAAGTCACTACTCGTGTACAGAAGAGGAACCCATTTTCCAGTAACCATCTTGGCTCCGATTGCGGTTCGCCACATGTTGTCAGGGCCCAACCAAGCGGTTGTTGGGTCTCTAAACTTTGTTGGGTCAATGTCGTTTGGGGTCATGTGGTTGAGGGAAGATTTAGTCCATTCCCTGAGAAAAGGGTCCGAGAGATTTACAGGTgtggctaggttttggacttggtGGTTTCTACAGTTTTTTCCAGTGTATAAAATGGCTAACTTGTCATCTTGAAGGAGTGTGGTGGAACCAGAGAAGCAGCCATTGATGTCGAGCTCTGGATCAGTAGGGCTCAAGGCTATATCAACATGATCCCAGTCGATGAGATTGTATGATATTGAATGTGCCCATGCTATATTACCCCAAATTGGACCTCGTGGATTGTATTGATAGAACAAGTGGTATACTCCCTTGTAGTACATTGGTCCTGTATTTTATCAATCAAAGTTCTCAACTTTAGAAAAAGTGCTTGTTTGATTTTTCGGAAAGAATTTCGAAATAGAAAGGTCATTTTTATGCAAATTACATCATCATACACGGGACACAACCAGACCCAAGTTAAGGTGCCTAACAACACATGAAATAGTAATTTATGATTCAAATGTGTGAAACTTGATATACCACCTCCTTGTGGTGTTGGGCACAAGTAGTGCCCTTAGCAATTCTCAAAGTTATAAGGGgccaaaatgaaaaaaaaaattaggagggccaaaatagtatttttaaaaGAATTGCTAAGGGGAAAACTTGAAAACTAGTACACCCCGCCCGACCTACAACCCGAAAACCCGCTTTTTGGTCAAACCTATTAATTTCAGGTCGGATTAGACGCAAACCCGAGTATGTTCTGGTCAGGTTTGGGTGTGGTAAATACACATACACGGGTTCGAGTTACACCCGAACCTGaataaataaaagagaatatactcatttggtaccctatgtttttgcaaaatatcattttggtaccctctgttttcaataatgctcatatggtaccctgtatttttaaatcgtacatatttggtaccctaaacttagatttgatagataaaattttgtcaatatgatcaaactgtcatcagttatatgtaattatgtaattaaatttaaatttgtaacttacataattgacagcagtttgattaaattgaaaaaattttatctatcaaatctgagtttagggtaccaaatatgtacgattttaaaatacagggtaccatatgagcattattgaaaacagagggtaccaaattggtactttgcaaaaacatagggtaccaaatgagtatattccctaaataaaaataatatatttttaattttaatgcaaATTTGATGACAAAAAAACCCTAATCCCCCCTACTATTTCAATAAAATTTACCAAgacccaatttgtaaaaaatcaaTTGAACTAAACTAATAATAACATTTttaaaaaacatgtgaaaagttaaaaaataaataaaaaagtgtcAAAAAATTGGTATTTACCAAGGCCCATTTTTGGCCCAAAACCCATTTTCAGCCCAATCCTACCTGAAACCCGAACCCACTTGACCTGACCAAACCCAAAACCCGAAATTAcccaaaaaaatgaaaaatttagaGCGGGTTCGGTACCCTATTTTCCAACCCGAAGCCCGCAAAACTCAAACCCGATGCACCCGAAACCTGACCTGTGTGCACCTCTAGTGCACCACAATGAGGTGCATACCGCTATTGGTGCAATCGAATATCAGGTCCcgcatatttgaatttaataaatattatgggaTATTGCTAACCAACCATAGTGTATCACCTCATGTGGTATTGGGTATCTTAAGATGTCAAATAACAATACTCAAAACTAAAAGATTAATGATATGTGGATCAAAATTATGCATCATCAATTGATTCCATCTTAAATAAATCTAATCAATAGTGTGTAATGTTTTGGGTACAT from the Humulus lupulus chromosome X, drHumLupu1.1, whole genome shotgun sequence genome contains:
- the LOC133804419 gene encoding beta-fructofuranosidase, insoluble isoenzyme CWINV1-like produces the protein MAEMGVGIEDVVELEQQQPYRTGYHFQPPNNWMNDPNGPMYYKGVYHLFYQYNPRGPIWGNIAWAHSISYNLIDWDHVDIALSPTDPELDINGCFSGSTTLLQDDKLAILYTGKNCRNHQVQNLATPVNLSDPFLREWTKSSLNHMTPNDIDPTKFRDPTTAWLGPDNMWRTAIGAKMVTGKWVPLLYTSSDFKHWTRSTKTPFGLLLENNELVLECVDFFPVGINSSDGDNRYSNKDQYKNKFALKVSFQHNERECYVLGQYSPEKEEFKAESSDFNFRIDYGKFYASKSFYDPEKKRRVIWGWIMESESRADDIKKGWSGLMSFPRTIVLSKSGKQLVQWPIKEIEKLRGEEVSVHNKELYFGSIFEISGITPSQADVEVSFQIDVDELREAEPMDPSWVDPQVLCDEKNASVKGIFGPFGLKVLASEDLSEQTSIFFRIFKINDNEYKVVIGSDQSRSSLRDGLNKTTYGAFLDLDPRLEKITLRTLIDHSIVESFGGEGRSCITARVYPKLAINKAAHLYAFNYGTKSVKIFNLKAWSVNNAQFVTRREERNH